The window ATCCTTTTTAAGCTGCGTTTCAACCGTGGTGAGCCGGCTCCACCGCACCGGTTTTTAATGGATTGGATGGGGGCAACGGAGATTCACCCCCTGCCTGCGGTTAACGGCATACTTTGCAGTTTACCGCCAAGTATATCCGATGAAGAGATCATGGCCACCGGCGGGGTCGCAGCGGTAGAAAAAAATTTTAAAATAAAATTAAATTCTTATGAAGTGGTTCCCTTTTACCATTCCTGGCCTGAAGGCAATCAATATATACCCCAGGGGATTCGGATCCTTGAGGCCCCGGAATTTTGGCCCAGGACCAAGGGTCAGGGAGTCCGTGTGGCGGTGATGGATACCGGAATTGACGGACAGCACCCGGATTTATTACCGAACCTCAAGGGCGGTATGAATTTTATTTATCCCGGCAAAGCCTTCGCCGATGATAACGGCCATGGAACCCATGTGGCAGGAATCATCGCGGCTGCCGATCGCGGCCAAGGCATTGTGGGGATGGCGCCTGAAGCCCAGCTTTATGCGGCCAAGGTGTTGGATCAAAGGGGCGAGGGAACCGTTTACCATGTAATTTCGGCAATACATTGGTGCGTTAAAAATAAGATCAATATAGTAAATATGAGCTTTGTATTGGATTCGTACAGTGGCGCACTAAAAGAAGCCCTGCGGTATGCCCGGGAACAAGGGCTTCTGGTGGTGGCTGCCGCCAATAATGAATTGGTTGGGGAAGCAAGTTACCCTGCCGTGTTTGAGGAGACGGTGGGTGTTAAATCCATCGGGGCGGACCCTCCGATGGCAGGCTTAAATCAGGATGAATCCGGAATTGATTTTGCAGGGCCCGGCAACAGCGTTGTTTCTACCTACCGGTGGGGTACTTATGCCTGCCTAACAGGCAATTCCATGGCCGGGGCCTATATTAGCGGCTTAGCCGCCTTATTAAAGGCAGATCATCCAGGGAAGGGAGTAGGAAAACTGTACCGGAGATTAAAGGAAAGGTTGGCGGTACCACATAGAGTGCCAACAAAAAAACTTCAGGTGCAGGGTCTTTCCGGTTGATGAAGCATAAATATCTTCCCTGGGAGCAAAAGGAATTGAAAACAGAGGATTGATCACCCCGGTCGGGACAGCAAATTAAATCCGGCGGGGGTTGATTATTCGTGTATAATGGCCCGGATTACCGTAAAAAATAGGAAAGAAATCAGGAGGTGACAGTTTTGACCGGGCCAAAGACGGAAAACAGCAAGAATCGCACGCAGACCTTTAAGATCGGCGGGTTGCAAGGCGGTCAGCATGATAAGCAAGAGATTGAAACCTATCTTTCCGAACTGGACGGAGTTGACAAGGTGATCGTTAACCTGGATGAAGGCATGGTGTCCATTGACTTCGATCCGCAAGCTATCCACACCGATTACCTACGGGGGATTCTGCGGTCCCTGGGGCATGAGGTACTGGCATAATTCCCAATGGGATGAATAAAGAAAACCGCTCTTCGTCAAATTGGGTTGAGGGTGAGGGACTTTATTGCACGATGCTTTCATCCTTACATTGATATATTGATAGTAGATAAAAGCAGGCCGAGGCCTGCTTTTAAGCTGGAGGTTGCTTATGCACGGTAAATTATTGGCTTTAGTTATTGCGGCTGGATCGGGTTTAACCATGGCCCTGCAAGGAGCCCTTAATTCAGCCCTGGGCAAAATCGTGGGATTATGGGAAACCACCTTTATTGTTCACGCGGTAGGAACTGTTGTTGTGGGCATTTTGGTATTTGTCTGCCGCTTAGGGACCTGCGATTTGGCTAAATGGGCCAGCGCACCCTGGTATACCTATCTGGGAGGCGTGCTCAGTGTATTAATCATTTACATGGTGGCCCGCACCATGCCGGTGGTGGGAGTGGCGCCGGCCACCACCGCCATTATTGTCGGACAAGTATTGACCGCTGCCGTGGTGGATCATTTGGGTCTTTTCGGCATGAACCGGATTCCCTTTAACTGGTATCACCTGGCAGGAACCTTCCTGATGGCCGGGGGAGCCTTTTTGTTGCTTAAAAAGTAGGTTAGCCTTATGGGCTTCTTAGGGTCCTGTTGCTAGTCTTAAGGGCAATGCTCGGAGGTCCTGTAAAAAACCACGGGTTTCTACCACTGGACCTCAAAGGAATACATATAAGTCTAACAACAGGACCCTAAAGAAATCCCCTTGAGGCTAGAAGGCTCTAGGTTGGAATGGTAATGGCCTGCCCCACGGATAGATGATCCGGATCCAGCAGGTTATTGGCGGAGATAAGGGCGTCCACGGTGACGTTAAATTGCTGGGCCAGCTTCCAGAGGGTATCTCCGGGGCGCACGTAATAGACCGTGTGATCCAGGGGAGGACCTTCCCCGCCGCTGCCGGGGGAAACCACCGCCTTTTGATTATAGCCGGGCACGGCCAGGATGCGCACCGGTGTGCCGACGGAAATCTGGGTAAAGAGTTCCTCCACACTGGCGTTATGCATGCGAATGCAACCCAGGGAAACGAATTTGCCGATGGAGGATGGGTTGTTGTTGCCGTGAATGCCGTAATTGCCCCCGGGAATATTCAGTCCCATCCAACGGGTTCCCAGCACTCCTCCGGGATTGGTTACTTTGTTAATGATCTTAAAATCTCCGGCCGGAGTGGGTGTGGCATATTTGCCTACGCCCACGGGGTAGTTTTTTTGCAGTTGATCATCTACATAGAAACTTAACTGACGTGTGGCGGGATCAATCGTAATTTCCGCACCTGCTCTGTAGACGGGGATTGGCTTCAATGTTTCTCCCTCCTTGCTGGAGTATTACTTCATACTATGACAAAAGAAGGGGTTCGGGTATCTTCGGACCGTATTTTTTAAGCCGGAGGTGCCAATAATATGCTAATAGATTTTCCCCAAACAAATTATTTCCAGGAAAAAGGTTTTTTTCCGCCGGCAGGGAATTACCATTTATTACAGTTTAGGAGGAATTCAACGTGGGGTTGAGCCTTCTGGCCCATGCTAAAATAAACCTGACCCTGGATGTATGCTCCCGTCGTCCGGATGGTTACCATGAAGTGGAAATGATTATGCAGCAAATCCAGCTTCATGATCGTCTGGATTTTTGGCCCGCAGAAAAGGACATTTCTCTTACTTCATCCGGATTGGCCATCGATGCCGGGGAAGATAACCTGATTCTGCGGGCGGCCCGCCTGTTACAGAAAGCAACCGGAGAGCGAAAAGGCGCGGTCATCCACCTACATAAAGAGATTCCGGTGGCAGCCGGACTGGCCGGTGGTTCCACCGATGCCGCTGCCACTTTGGTTGGTCTTAATCAACTATGGAGTTTACAACTCAGCCGGAAACAATTAATGGATCTGGCGGTTCAACTGGGAGCGGACGTACCCTTTTGCCTGGCCGGAGGAACCATGTTGGCCCGGGGGATTGGTGAAATTCTGGAGCCTTTGTCTCCGGCACCTTCCTTTGGAGTTATTTTGGTAAAGCCCCCCTTTGGGGTTCCTACGGCAAAGATCTATCAGGGACTGAATTTAGACCGTCTTGGCCCCCGGCCCGATACTGCCGCCATGGTTCAGGCCCTGGCCAAAGGGCATTTGGATGAACTGGCCGGAGGGTTATGCAATGTATTGGAAAGTGTTACCCTGGAGCTTTTCCCCCAACTGCAAACAATTAAAGAGAAGCTTGTACAGACCGGTTGCCAAGGGGCTTTAATGTCCGGCAGCGGCCCGACGGTCTTCGGGTTAACCCGGGACAAGCAACGGGCCGGAGAAATTGCTTCAAAATTGGGAGACCTGGAAGGTCAGGTTATAATTACCGAGATGAAAAGGCCGGAATAAATTTTTATACCAAGCGTAAAAAGAAATATCAGGAAAAGATAAACCATAAACCATAAACCATTTGCAATAAGGAGGCGGAAACATGGCGGAATCCAGACTAGTTCCCATTAAATTAGACGCTTATAAGCCCTTAAGGGAAATCGTTTTTGAAACCCTGCGGGAGGCCATTATTAACGGGAAATTAGAGCCGGGGGAAAGATTAATGGAGATTCAATTGGCCGAGGAAATGGGAGTCAGTCGTACCCCGGTGCGGGAGGCCATCCGGAAGTTGGAGCTGGAGGGTTTTGTGGTTATGATTCCCCGTAAAGGGGCCTATGTAGCCGGAATTTCCCTGAAAGATATTACCGACGTCTTTGAGGTCAGAGCTTCTTTGGAAGCGCTGGCAGCCGGGCTGGCGGCCGAACGAAGCACCAGTGAAGAAATTGAAAACCTGGAGCGATCCCTGGTGGCCTATTCCGAGCAAACCAATCAGCAAAACATTGACGGCATTGTGGAAACCGATACGGATTTTCATGATCTCTTATATAAAGCCAGCCGCAACGAACGGCTGTTGACCATTATCACCCACTTGCGGGAAATCATCCAGCGGGTGCGTACGGTTTCCCTGTCACAGCCCGGGCGAAGTAAAGATGCCATTGAAGAGCACCGGCAAATTGTGGATGCCATTGCCGAGCGGAATGTGGAATTGGCCCAGACCTTGGCCAGAGAACATATTTATAATGCAGAAAACATTATGCTTAACTCCCTGAAGGGGGAAAAAAAGGAACATGATTGATGCGCTGGTTTTAGCCGGCAGCAAAAATAACGGGTTGCTGCAATCCTGCAGCGATGTCCAATACGAGGCTCAGATTAAAATAGGATCCTCCAGCATGGTGAACTATGTGACTCAGGCTTTGCTTCAGGCCGGAAAAGTGGGTCGGGTACTGGTGGTGGGACCACCGGATTTAGCGGCTGTTTTACCACCGGGACTGGAACTGATCCCCTCCGGCCAGACGGTAATGGAAAATGTCCGGCTGGGCAGTGCTCGGATGGATCGCCCCTTTTTGTTGGTAACTTCCGACATCCCGCTGCTGACTCCCGGCGCTGTGGACGAATTCATCGGGCTCTGTGGTGACCGGCAAGCGGACCTTTATTTTCCACTGGTTCCCCGGGAGGCTGTGGAGGAAAAGTTTCCGGAAGTCCGCCGGACCTATGTCCGGTTTACCGAGGGAATTTTCACCAGCGGCAATTTATTTCTGGTCAACCCGGAGGCGGTGCAGAAGTGCATGGGAGTGGGCCAGGAACTGGTAAATTTGCGTAAGCATCCCCTGGCTCTGGCCCGGCGGGTGGGAATCGGACCTCTGTTTAAATTCCTTTTCAGGGCCCTTTCTCTTTTGGAGGCGCAGCACAGGGCTTCCACCCTGCTGGGAATTGACGGCAGGGCTGTGATTTGCCGCTGCCCGGAAATTGGGGTGGATGTGGATAAACCCAGTGATTTACTGCTGGCCAGGCGGATACTGGATGGTGAACTGCCACAGAGCGCCCCGGGGGATGTTTGTAAATCCACTTGAAACTTTCTGAATCATCAAAGGAGCAGTTAGACGTGGCCCAAATCCCGGTAACCTTACAAGATATTTTGCATGCCCGCAGAAGATTGCAGGGAGTCAGCAGACATACGCCCCTGGAGCCCTCTGAAACCTTCAGCGAAGTAAGTTGCTGCAAGGTTTTTTGCAAATTGGAGAACCTGCAAAAAACCGGTTCCTTTAAACTGCGGGGGGCTTACAATAAAATTGCCACTCTGGGGAGATCCCCCGGCGGCGTGGTGGCTGCCTCGGCAGGAAATCATGCCCAGGGAGTAGCCTTTGCCTCTTCCAGGGCAGGCCTTTCCTCCACCATTGTCATGCCGGAAGGAGCGCCCATTACCAAAATCGAAGCCACCCGGGCCTACGGAGCCGAAGTTGTACTGCGGGGCCAGGTTTATGATGAAGCCTTTGCCGCAGCCCAGGAAATTCGGGAAAAAACCGGAGCAATCTTTGTTCATGCCTTTAATGACCCTCTGGTCATCGCCGGGCAGGGTACCATTGGGCTGGAGCTTTTGCAAGACCTGCCGGATGTGGATGCGGTTGTGGTGCCCATTGGGGGCGGAGGACTGATCTCCGGTGTAGCCTGCGCCATTAAAGAGCAAAGGCCGGGAGTGCAAATCATCGGGGTCCAGGCTGCCGGTGCTCCCAGCATGCTGGAGGCCTGCCGGGCGGGGAAAATTCAGGAATTAAATTCGGCTCAGACCATTGCGGACGGGATCGCGGTACGGCGTCCCGGAGACCTTACCTTTGCCATGGTACAAAAATATGTGGACCAAATTATTGCCGTGGATGATGAGGAGATTGCCTGGTCTATCCTGATGCTGCTGGAGCGTTCTAAACTGATGGTGGAGGGTGCCGGGGCGGTTGGTATGGCGGCTTTAATCCATAAAAAATGTGACTTAATGGGAAAAAAGGTTGCGGTTATTTTAAGTGGTGGGAATATTGATGTGAATGTGATATCAATCATCATTGAGCGGGGGCTGGTGAAAGCCGGTCGTTATCTGCGCCTGCGTACTATGATATCCGACCGGCCGGGGGCGTTGCAAAAACTTCTTTCAACGGTGGCTGCTTCCGGGGCCAACGTGATCTCCATTGCCCATGACCGGATCAAACCCAACGTTCCCTTAAA is drawn from Desulforamulus ruminis DSM 2154 and contains these coding sequences:
- the ispE gene encoding 4-(cytidine 5'-diphospho)-2-C-methyl-D-erythritol kinase — its product is MGLSLLAHAKINLTLDVCSRRPDGYHEVEMIMQQIQLHDRLDFWPAEKDISLTSSGLAIDAGEDNLILRAARLLQKATGERKGAVIHLHKEIPVAAGLAGGSTDAAATLVGLNQLWSLQLSRKQLMDLAVQLGADVPFCLAGGTMLARGIGEILEPLSPAPSFGVILVKPPFGVPTAKIYQGLNLDRLGPRPDTAAMVQALAKGHLDELAGGLCNVLESVTLELFPQLQTIKEKLVQTGCQGALMSGSGPTVFGLTRDKQRAGEIASKLGDLEGQVIITEMKRPE
- the ilvA gene encoding threonine ammonia-lyase, which produces MAQIPVTLQDILHARRRLQGVSRHTPLEPSETFSEVSCCKVFCKLENLQKTGSFKLRGAYNKIATLGRSPGGVVAASAGNHAQGVAFASSRAGLSSTIVMPEGAPITKIEATRAYGAEVVLRGQVYDEAFAAAQEIREKTGAIFVHAFNDPLVIAGQGTIGLELLQDLPDVDAVVVPIGGGGLISGVACAIKEQRPGVQIIGVQAAGAPSMLEACRAGKIQELNSAQTIADGIAVRRPGDLTFAMVQKYVDQIIAVDDEEIAWSILMLLERSKLMVEGAGAVGMAALIHKKCDLMGKKVAVILSGGNIDVNVISIIIERGLVKAGRYLRLRTMISDRPGALQKLLSTVAASGANVISIAHDRIKPNVPLKQAEVEIALETRNSQHIEQIVEEMHQIGYVADILK
- a CDS encoding heavy-metal-associated domain-containing protein, translated to MTVLTGPKTENSKNRTQTFKIGGLQGGQHDKQEIETYLSELDGVDKVIVNLDEGMVSIDFDPQAIHTDYLRGILRSLGHEVLA
- a CDS encoding L,D-transpeptidase family protein: MKPIPVYRAGAEITIDPATRQLSFYVDDQLQKNYPVGVGKYATPTPAGDFKIINKVTNPGGVLGTRWMGLNIPGGNYGIHGNNNPSSIGKFVSLGCIRMHNASVEELFTQISVGTPVRILAVPGYNQKAVVSPGSGGEGPPLDHTVYYVRPGDTLWKLAQQFNVTVDALISANNLLDPDHLSVGQAITIPT
- a CDS encoding S8 family peptidase translates to MVNLPARKRIILFKLRFNRGEPAPPHRFLMDWMGATEIHPLPAVNGILCSLPPSISDEEIMATGGVAAVEKNFKIKLNSYEVVPFYHSWPEGNQYIPQGIRILEAPEFWPRTKGQGVRVAVMDTGIDGQHPDLLPNLKGGMNFIYPGKAFADDNGHGTHVAGIIAAADRGQGIVGMAPEAQLYAAKVLDQRGEGTVYHVISAIHWCVKNKINIVNMSFVLDSYSGALKEALRYAREQGLLVVAAANNELVGEASYPAVFEETVGVKSIGADPPMAGLNQDESGIDFAGPGNSVVSTYRWGTYACLTGNSMAGAYISGLAALLKADHPGKGVGKLYRRLKERLAVPHRVPTKKLQVQGLSG
- a CDS encoding GntR family transcriptional regulator, which encodes MAESRLVPIKLDAYKPLREIVFETLREAIINGKLEPGERLMEIQLAEEMGVSRTPVREAIRKLELEGFVVMIPRKGAYVAGISLKDITDVFEVRASLEALAAGLAAERSTSEEIENLERSLVAYSEQTNQQNIDGIVETDTDFHDLLYKASRNERLLTIITHLREIIQRVRTVSLSQPGRSKDAIEEHRQIVDAIAERNVELAQTLAREHIYNAENIMLNSLKGEKKEHD
- a CDS encoding NTP transferase domain-containing protein, producing MIDALVLAGSKNNGLLQSCSDVQYEAQIKIGSSSMVNYVTQALLQAGKVGRVLVVGPPDLAAVLPPGLELIPSGQTVMENVRLGSARMDRPFLLVTSDIPLLTPGAVDEFIGLCGDRQADLYFPLVPREAVEEKFPEVRRTYVRFTEGIFTSGNLFLVNPEAVQKCMGVGQELVNLRKHPLALARRVGIGPLFKFLFRALSLLEAQHRASTLLGIDGRAVICRCPEIGVDVDKPSDLLLARRILDGELPQSAPGDVCKST
- a CDS encoding DMT family transporter; this translates as MHGKLLALVIAAGSGLTMALQGALNSALGKIVGLWETTFIVHAVGTVVVGILVFVCRLGTCDLAKWASAPWYTYLGGVLSVLIIYMVARTMPVVGVAPATTAIIVGQVLTAAVVDHLGLFGMNRIPFNWYHLAGTFLMAGGAFLLLKK